A part of Periophthalmus magnuspinnatus isolate fPerMag1 chromosome 19, fPerMag1.2.pri, whole genome shotgun sequence genomic DNA contains:
- the med24 gene encoding mediator of RNA polymerase II transcription subunit 24 isoform X2, translating to MKVVNLKQAILQAWKERWSDYQWAINIKRNFPKGATWDYLNLAEALMEQAMIGPSPNPLILSYLKYAISSQMVSYSSVLAAISKFDDFSRELCVKSLLEIMDMFCHRLSCHGKAEECIGLCRALLGITVWLLQGCAFYCEKLRELGPLASTEASLAACQERLHGLLNSTKNRALIHIARLEEQSFWSNVDQAMLKVSEVLSSVSNQALKTKIEESLALVKSVPQMLSMQSDPPVNVSFPSVHAFIMLEGTMNLTGELQPLVEQLMMIKRMQQIPTPLFVLEIWKACFTGLIESPEGTEELKWTAFTFLKIPQVLLRLKKYPMGDRGQDFMDDVNIAFEYLLKLTPLLDKADQRCNCDCLGMLLQECHKLVLLSEKNTTNLTAKRTEDREYAPKLKTAENANIQPNPGLILRAEPTVTNILKTVDADHSKSPEGLLGVLGHMLSGKSLDLLLAAAAATGKLKSFARKFIKLNEFPKHITGEGSKSASVRALLFDISFLMLCHVVQTYGSEVILSEPSPSGETPFFETWLQTCMPEEGKILNPDHPCFKPEPGKVENLVTLLNNSSEMKLVQVKWHEICLNTPAAILEVLNAWENGVLSVEAVQKITDNIKGKVCSMAICAVAWLVAHVRMLGRDEREKPQTMIRHLVTPLYGENTLQFYNERVIIMSSIMEHMCADIFQQTGATVRPPMEGHEPIPYRNLLPTKEPIHAALSQQFQAVLRKGWVDSRALHLFESLLNMGGVFWFTNNLVKELLKETRQEWANRVVELLYSIFCLDTQQITLTLLGTILPNLLTDSAHWHSLTDPPGKALAKLAVWCALSSYSSHHKGPLSARQRKRQREDIEDYNSLFPLDDTQPSKLMRLLSSNEDEPVALSSPGDRSMSTSLSASQLHTVNMRDPLNRVLANLFFLISSILGSKMAGPHTQFVQSFIEECVECLEQGSRGSILQFMPFTMVSELVKLPALAKPKVVLAITDLSLPLGRRVAAKAISAL from the exons ATGAAGGTAGTAAATCTGAAGCAAGCCATTCTGCAGGCTTGGAAGGAGCGCTGGAGTGACTACCAATGGGCAATCAACATAAAGAGAAACTTCCCAAAAGGAGCGACATGGGACTACCTGAACTTGGCAG AGGCTCTGATGGAGCAAGCAATGATTGGACCTTCTCCAAATCCTCTCATTTTGTCATACCTGAAATATGCCATAAGCTCACAG ATGGTGTCTTATTCCAGTGTGCTTGCTGCCATTAGCAAG tttgatgATTTTTCTCGAGAACTTTGTGTTAAATCTTTGCTGGAAATAATGGACATGTTCTGCCATCGCCTCAg CTGTCATGGAAAAGCGGAggaatgcattggtttatgtcGTGCCCTACTAGGTATAACTGTGTGGCTGCTGCAGGGCTGTGCTTTTTACTGTGAGAAGCTTCGAGAGCTCGGTCCATTGGCGAGTACAGAAGCCAGTCTCGCAGCCTGTCAGGAGAGACTACATGGCCTTCTCAACAGTACCAAGAACAGGGCCCTTATACACATTGCACGGCTAGAAGAACAAA GTTTTTGGAGCAACGTGGACCAGGCTATGCTTAAAGTGAGCGAGGTTCTAAGCAGTGTTTCTAACCAGGCATTAAAGACTAAGATTGAAGAAAGCCTTGCACTTGTGAAAAG TGTCCCACAGATGTTGTCCATGCAGTCAGACCCTCCTGTTAATGTCTCCTTCCCTTCAGTCCATGCCTTTATAATGCTAGAAGGAACCATGAACCTGACCGGAGAATTACAGCCTCTGGTGGAGCAGCTCATGATGATCAAACGAATGCAG CAAATACCGACACCACTATTTGTATTGGAGATTTGGAAAGCCTGCTTCACTGGCCTCATTGAGTCACCAGAGGGCACAGAAGAGCTAAAATGGACAGCTTTTACATTCCTCAAA atCCCACAAGTTTTACTGAGACTAAAGAAGTACCCAATGGGGGACAGGGGGCAG GATTTCATGGATGATGTTAACATTGCATTTGAGTATTTACTGAAACTTACACCACTGCTGGACAAAGCTGATCAAAGATGCAA CTGCGATTGCCTTGGAATGCTGCTACAGGAATGCCATAAGCTGGTACtattatcagaaaaaaatacaactaattTAACAGCCAAAAG gacagaggacagggaaTATGCCCCAAAGCTGAAAACTGCAGAGAATGCAAACATCCAACCCAATCCTGGTCTTATCCTAAGAGCTGAGCCCACTGTCACTAATATCCTCAAG actGTTGATGCAGACCACTCAAAGTCTCCTGAGGGCCTTCTTGGGGTCCTTGGCCACATGCTGTCTGGCAAGAGCCTGGACTTGCTTCTTGCAGCAGCGGCAGCTACTGGGAAGCTTAAATCTTTTGCCCGGAAGTTTATAAA attgaatgaGTTTCCAAAACATATCACTGGGGAAGGAT CTAAGTCAGCATCTGTGCGAGCTCTTCTTTTTGACATCTCTTTCCTCATGCTGTGTCATGTGGTGCAGACATATGGGTCAGAG GTTATACTGTCAGAACCCAGTCCTTCTGGAGAGACCCCCTTTTTTGAAACATGGCTGCAGACATGTATGCCAGAAGAAGGTAAGATCCTAAACCCAGATCACCCCTGCTTCAAACCAGAGCCTGGTAAAGTGGAGAACTTGGTGACTCTTCTCAACAACTCCTCAGAAATGAAGCTAGT tcAGGTTAAATGGCAtgaaatttgtctgaacacgcCGGCAGCCATCTTAGAAGTACTGAATGCCTGGGAGAATGGTGTGCTTTCTGTGGAAGCTGTGCAG AAAATTACAGATAACATAAAGGGGAAAGTATGTAGTATGGCCATTTGTGCTGTTGCGTGGCTCGTAGCTCATGTCCGAATGTTGGGccgagatgagagagagaagccgCAGACGATGATTCGACATCTTGTGACACCTCTGTATGGAGAAAATACACTGCAATTTTACAATGAACG TGTCATAATCATGAGTTCCATCATGGAGCACATGTGTGCAGACATCTttcagcagacaggagcaacaGTGCGCCCTCCAATGGAAGGTCATGAACCCATCCCATACCGCAACCTCCTCCCAACCAAGGAACCCATTCATGCTGCTTTGAGTCAACAATTCCAGGCAGTTTTACGAAAAGGATGGGTTGACAGTCGAGCACTGCATCTGTTTGAGAGTCTTCTGAACATGGGAGGAGTCTTCTGGTTCACTAATAATTTAGTTAAA GAGCTGCTAAAGGAGACTCGTCAAGAGTGGGCCAATCGAGTGGTAGAGCTCCTGTACAGTATCTTCTGTCTGGACACTCAGCAGATCACATTAACTTTGCTTGGAACCATTCTTCCCAACCTGCTCACAGACTCAGCTCACTGGCACAGCCTGACTGACCCACCTGGGAAGGCACTGGCAAA GCTGGCTGTGTGGTGTGCACTCAGCTCTTACTCTTCTCATCATAAAGGCCCATTATCAGCTCGCCAAcgcaagagacagagggaggataTTGAG GATTACAACAGCCTCTTTCCTTTGGATGACACACAGCCATCTAAGCTCATGCGTTTGCTCAGCTCTAATGAAGATGAACCTGTAGCCCTTTCCAGTCCAG GAGATCGGTCCATGAGCACGTCACTGTCTGCTTCACAGCTCCACACTGTGAATATGAGAGACCCCCTCAACAGAGTCCTAG CCAACCttttcttcctgatatcttCAATCCTTGGCTCAAAGATGGCAGGGCCCCACACCCAGTTTGTGCAGAGTTTTATTGAGGAGTGCGTTGAATGCCTGGAGCAGGGAAGTCGTGGAAGCATTCTGCAGTTTATGCCCTTTACCATG GTCTCGGAGCTGGTGAAGCTGCCTGCTCTTGCCAAACCAAAAGTTGTCTTAGCCATCACAGACTTGTCTTTGCCTCTGGGGAGGAGAGTAGCAGCTAAAGCCATTTCTGCCTTGTGA
- the med24 gene encoding mediator of RNA polymerase II transcription subunit 24 isoform X1 → MKVVNLKQAILQAWKERWSDYQWAINIKRNFPKGATWDYLNLAEALMEQAMIGPSPNPLILSYLKYAISSQMVSYSSVLAAISKFDDFSRELCVKSLLEIMDMFCHRLSCHGKAEECIGLCRALLGITVWLLQGCAFYCEKLRELGPLASTEASLAACQERLHGLLNSTKNRALIHIARLEEQSFWSNVDQAMLKVSEVLSSVSNQALKTKIEESLALVKSVPQMLSMQSDPPVNVSFPSVHAFIMLEGTMNLTGELQPLVEQLMMIKRMQQIPTPLFVLEIWKACFTGLIESPEGTEELKWTAFTFLKIPQVLLRLKKYPMGDRGQDFMDDVNIAFEYLLKLTPLLDKADQRCNCDCLGMLLQECHKLVLLSEKNTTNLTAKRYRNNVTTEDREYAPKLKTAENANIQPNPGLILRAEPTVTNILKTVDADHSKSPEGLLGVLGHMLSGKSLDLLLAAAAATGKLKSFARKFIKLNEFPKHITGEGSKSASVRALLFDISFLMLCHVVQTYGSEVILSEPSPSGETPFFETWLQTCMPEEGKILNPDHPCFKPEPGKVENLVTLLNNSSEMKLVQVKWHEICLNTPAAILEVLNAWENGVLSVEAVQKITDNIKGKVCSMAICAVAWLVAHVRMLGRDEREKPQTMIRHLVTPLYGENTLQFYNERVIIMSSIMEHMCADIFQQTGATVRPPMEGHEPIPYRNLLPTKEPIHAALSQQFQAVLRKGWVDSRALHLFESLLNMGGVFWFTNNLVKELLKETRQEWANRVVELLYSIFCLDTQQITLTLLGTILPNLLTDSAHWHSLTDPPGKALAKLAVWCALSSYSSHHKGPLSARQRKRQREDIEDYNSLFPLDDTQPSKLMRLLSSNEDEPVALSSPGDRSMSTSLSASQLHTVNMRDPLNRVLANLFFLISSILGSKMAGPHTQFVQSFIEECVECLEQGSRGSILQFMPFTMVSELVKLPALAKPKVVLAITDLSLPLGRRVAAKAISAL, encoded by the exons ATGAAGGTAGTAAATCTGAAGCAAGCCATTCTGCAGGCTTGGAAGGAGCGCTGGAGTGACTACCAATGGGCAATCAACATAAAGAGAAACTTCCCAAAAGGAGCGACATGGGACTACCTGAACTTGGCAG AGGCTCTGATGGAGCAAGCAATGATTGGACCTTCTCCAAATCCTCTCATTTTGTCATACCTGAAATATGCCATAAGCTCACAG ATGGTGTCTTATTCCAGTGTGCTTGCTGCCATTAGCAAG tttgatgATTTTTCTCGAGAACTTTGTGTTAAATCTTTGCTGGAAATAATGGACATGTTCTGCCATCGCCTCAg CTGTCATGGAAAAGCGGAggaatgcattggtttatgtcGTGCCCTACTAGGTATAACTGTGTGGCTGCTGCAGGGCTGTGCTTTTTACTGTGAGAAGCTTCGAGAGCTCGGTCCATTGGCGAGTACAGAAGCCAGTCTCGCAGCCTGTCAGGAGAGACTACATGGCCTTCTCAACAGTACCAAGAACAGGGCCCTTATACACATTGCACGGCTAGAAGAACAAA GTTTTTGGAGCAACGTGGACCAGGCTATGCTTAAAGTGAGCGAGGTTCTAAGCAGTGTTTCTAACCAGGCATTAAAGACTAAGATTGAAGAAAGCCTTGCACTTGTGAAAAG TGTCCCACAGATGTTGTCCATGCAGTCAGACCCTCCTGTTAATGTCTCCTTCCCTTCAGTCCATGCCTTTATAATGCTAGAAGGAACCATGAACCTGACCGGAGAATTACAGCCTCTGGTGGAGCAGCTCATGATGATCAAACGAATGCAG CAAATACCGACACCACTATTTGTATTGGAGATTTGGAAAGCCTGCTTCACTGGCCTCATTGAGTCACCAGAGGGCACAGAAGAGCTAAAATGGACAGCTTTTACATTCCTCAAA atCCCACAAGTTTTACTGAGACTAAAGAAGTACCCAATGGGGGACAGGGGGCAG GATTTCATGGATGATGTTAACATTGCATTTGAGTATTTACTGAAACTTACACCACTGCTGGACAAAGCTGATCAAAGATGCAA CTGCGATTGCCTTGGAATGCTGCTACAGGAATGCCATAAGCTGGTACtattatcagaaaaaaatacaactaattTAACAGCCAAAAGGTACAGAAATAATGTAAC gacagaggacagggaaTATGCCCCAAAGCTGAAAACTGCAGAGAATGCAAACATCCAACCCAATCCTGGTCTTATCCTAAGAGCTGAGCCCACTGTCACTAATATCCTCAAG actGTTGATGCAGACCACTCAAAGTCTCCTGAGGGCCTTCTTGGGGTCCTTGGCCACATGCTGTCTGGCAAGAGCCTGGACTTGCTTCTTGCAGCAGCGGCAGCTACTGGGAAGCTTAAATCTTTTGCCCGGAAGTTTATAAA attgaatgaGTTTCCAAAACATATCACTGGGGAAGGAT CTAAGTCAGCATCTGTGCGAGCTCTTCTTTTTGACATCTCTTTCCTCATGCTGTGTCATGTGGTGCAGACATATGGGTCAGAG GTTATACTGTCAGAACCCAGTCCTTCTGGAGAGACCCCCTTTTTTGAAACATGGCTGCAGACATGTATGCCAGAAGAAGGTAAGATCCTAAACCCAGATCACCCCTGCTTCAAACCAGAGCCTGGTAAAGTGGAGAACTTGGTGACTCTTCTCAACAACTCCTCAGAAATGAAGCTAGT tcAGGTTAAATGGCAtgaaatttgtctgaacacgcCGGCAGCCATCTTAGAAGTACTGAATGCCTGGGAGAATGGTGTGCTTTCTGTGGAAGCTGTGCAG AAAATTACAGATAACATAAAGGGGAAAGTATGTAGTATGGCCATTTGTGCTGTTGCGTGGCTCGTAGCTCATGTCCGAATGTTGGGccgagatgagagagagaagccgCAGACGATGATTCGACATCTTGTGACACCTCTGTATGGAGAAAATACACTGCAATTTTACAATGAACG TGTCATAATCATGAGTTCCATCATGGAGCACATGTGTGCAGACATCTttcagcagacaggagcaacaGTGCGCCCTCCAATGGAAGGTCATGAACCCATCCCATACCGCAACCTCCTCCCAACCAAGGAACCCATTCATGCTGCTTTGAGTCAACAATTCCAGGCAGTTTTACGAAAAGGATGGGTTGACAGTCGAGCACTGCATCTGTTTGAGAGTCTTCTGAACATGGGAGGAGTCTTCTGGTTCACTAATAATTTAGTTAAA GAGCTGCTAAAGGAGACTCGTCAAGAGTGGGCCAATCGAGTGGTAGAGCTCCTGTACAGTATCTTCTGTCTGGACACTCAGCAGATCACATTAACTTTGCTTGGAACCATTCTTCCCAACCTGCTCACAGACTCAGCTCACTGGCACAGCCTGACTGACCCACCTGGGAAGGCACTGGCAAA GCTGGCTGTGTGGTGTGCACTCAGCTCTTACTCTTCTCATCATAAAGGCCCATTATCAGCTCGCCAAcgcaagagacagagggaggataTTGAG GATTACAACAGCCTCTTTCCTTTGGATGACACACAGCCATCTAAGCTCATGCGTTTGCTCAGCTCTAATGAAGATGAACCTGTAGCCCTTTCCAGTCCAG GAGATCGGTCCATGAGCACGTCACTGTCTGCTTCACAGCTCCACACTGTGAATATGAGAGACCCCCTCAACAGAGTCCTAG CCAACCttttcttcctgatatcttCAATCCTTGGCTCAAAGATGGCAGGGCCCCACACCCAGTTTGTGCAGAGTTTTATTGAGGAGTGCGTTGAATGCCTGGAGCAGGGAAGTCGTGGAAGCATTCTGCAGTTTATGCCCTTTACCATG GTCTCGGAGCTGGTGAAGCTGCCTGCTCTTGCCAAACCAAAAGTTGTCTTAGCCATCACAGACTTGTCTTTGCCTCTGGGGAGGAGAGTAGCAGCTAAAGCCATTTCTGCCTTGTGA
- the lrrc3ca gene encoding leucine-rich repeat-containing protein 3B: protein MALLADWLLRHSVVMCLLLHSLVLMTFCFHHAATSCSKNCYCTESDNNGITVRCSKLQLIEIPQDLPNDTRRIYLDNNSIRKIPMNAFAALPHLVELDLSHNELTQLEPGAFRGLGSLQFLDLSSNKLMNFKAEPFEGLKARANLTNNPWHCDCNLQMALLRVDLEPASLTGIVCHTAEPEEIGVQGLAFLLAPDIDLCLYMRRTTDVAMLVVMFGWFTMVISYLVYYVRANQEDARRHLEYLKSLPSRQGKSEESSTISTVV, encoded by the coding sequence ATGGCCTTGTTGGCGGACTGGCTCCTGCGCCATTCAGTGGTTATGTGTTTACTGCTGCACAGCCTGGTGCTAATGACCTTCTGCTTTCACCATGCTGCCACCAGCTGCTCCAAGAACTGCTACTGCACGGAGAGTGACAACAATGGCATAACTGTGCGCTGTAGCAAACTGCAGCTAATCGAAATCCCCCAAGACCTCCCCAATGACACCAGACGCATTTATCTGGACAATAATTCTATAAGGAAGATACCAATGAACGCTTTTGCGGCTCTGCCACATTTAGTTGAACTGGACCTATCGCACAATGAGTTAACACAGCTTGAACCAGGGGCTTTTCGTGGACTGGGATCATTACAGTTTCTGGATCTATCATCCAACAAGTTAATGAACTTTAAGGCTGAGCCCTTTGAGGGCTTGAAGGCTCGTGCCAACCTCACCAACAATCCCTGGCATTGTGACTGTAACCTGCAAATGGCATTGCTTCGTGTGGACCTGGAGCCTGCCTCTCTTACAGGCATTGTGTGCCACACTGCTGAGCCAGAGGAGATAGGGGTCCAGGGCTTGGCCTTCCTCCTAGCACCGGACATAGACCTCTGTCTTTATATGAGAAGGACTACAGATGTGGCCATGTTGGTGGTCATGTTTGGCTGGTTCACTATGGTCATCTCCTACCTGGTTTATTATGTCCGAGCTAACCAGGAGGATGCCCGCAGACACTTGGAGTATCTAAAGTCTTTGCCTAGCAGACAGGGCAAGTCTGAAGAGTCTTCCACCATTAGTACAGTGGTATAA
- the csf3a gene encoding colony stimulating factor 3 (granulocyte) a: MNILTVCVSVFSFMATMTHSAPVFGVTTLVDQEQFQDLVQRSHSLIQKILLSISDVHSSSIHIKTLKLNSTENRKMEIMASNIGIPNAPVLTVVSENFPLETSLRHMSEGLQLHRGLLNFVLPKLNNNVKMAELSNDIGDLDLQIHKMLKLIQNTAVPTPTLEPVVLRLSGEYDIQVAAHLTLVNLSNFGQDVVVSLHSMELSEEEEIDS; the protein is encoded by the exons ATGAACATCCTGACTG tgtGTGTGAGCGTCTTCTCCTTCATGGCCACTATGACGCACAGTGCACCTGTCTTTGGAGTTACCACACTTGTTGACCAGGAGCAATTTCAGGATTTAGTACAAAGGAGCCACAGTTTGATACAAAAGATCTTGCTCTCCATTTCAGATGTGCACAGTTCTTCTATTCACATAAAG ACGTTGAAGCTTAACTCTACAGAGAACAGAAAGATGGAGATAATGGCCTCCAACATTGGCATCCCAAACGCCCCTGTTCTTACAGTGGTGTCAGAAAACTTCCCTCTG GAGACCAGTTTGAGGCACATGTCTGAGGGCCTACAGTTGCATCGGGGGCTGCTGAACTTTGTCCTGCCTAAACTCAACAATAACGTGAAAATGGCTGAACTGTCCAATGACATTGGTGACCTGGACCTGCAAATTCACAAG ATGCTAAAACTGATCCAGAATACTGCCGTACCCACCCCCACGCTGGAGCCAGTGGTGCTGCGTCTCTCTGGGGAGTATGACATTCAGGTGGCAGCGCACTTAACCCTGGTGAACCTGAGCAACTTTGGTCAGGACGTGGTGGTCAGCCTACACAGCATGGAGCTCAGCGAGGAAGAAGAGATAGACAGCTGA
- the kcnj12a gene encoding ATP-sensitive inward rectifier potassium channel 12, whose protein sequence is MSVGRINRYSIVSSEEEGLRLSTMHGMNGFGNGKIHTRRKCRNRFVKKNGQCNVQFSNMDDKSQRYMADIFTTCVDIRWRWMLVIFTLVFVVSWLAFGVAFWVIALLHGDLDNPAGDDNFTPCVLQVNGFVAAFLFSIETQSTIGYGYRCVTEECPVAVFMVVFQSIVGCIIDCFMIGAIMAKMARPKKRAETLLFSHNAVIAMRDGKLCLMWRVGNLRKSHIVEAHVRAQLIKPRVTEEGEYIPLDQIDINVGFDKGLDRIFLVSPITILHEIDEESPLFGISQQDLESADFEIVVILEGMVEATAMTTQARSSYLASEVLWGHRFEPVLFEEKNVYKVDYSHFHKTYEVPSTPRCSAKDMVENKYLVPNSNSFCYENELAFLNREEEEEEVGGGSRPLANLSPDRNSRHEFERLQATRPLDQRSYRRESEI, encoded by the coding sequence ATGAGTGTGGGCCGCATCAACCGCTACAGCATTGTGTCATCTGAGGAAGAGGGCCTGCGCCTCAGTACCATGCATGGTATGAATGGCTTTGGAAATGGCAAGATCCACACACGCCGAAAATGCCGTAATCGTTTTGTCAAGAAAAATGGCCAGTGCAATGTGCAGTTCTCCAACATGGATGACAAATCCCAGCGCTACATGGCAGACATCTTCACAACATGTGTGGACATTCGCTGGCGTTGGATGCTGGTAATATTTACTCTGGTGTTTGTGGTCTCATGGTTGGCCTTTGGTGTAGCATTCTGGGTTATTGCTTTATTACATGGAGATTTGGATAATCCTGCAGGAGATGACAACTTCACTCCGTGTGTACTACAGGTCAATGGATTTGTGgctgcatttttattttcaattgaAACACAATCTACAATTGGCTATGGCTACCGTTGTGTGACAGAGGAATGCCCGGTGGCTGTCTTTATGGTCGTATTTCAGTCAATCGTTGGCTGCATCATTGACTGTTTTATGATTGGCGCCATCATGGCCAAGATGGCCAGACCTAAAAAGCGCGCAGAAACTCTTTTGTTCAGCCACAATGCAGTCATTGCCATGCGGGATGGAAAACTGTGCCTCATGTGGAGAGTAGGGAACCTTCGCAAAAGTCACATTGTGGAGGCACACGTGCGAGCGCAGCTGATCAAGCCTCGGgtcacagaggagggagagtacATCCCGCTGGACCAAATAGACATTAATGTAGGATTTGACAAAGGTCTGGACCGGATCTTTTTGGTTTCTCCCATAACTATTCTCCATGAGATTGATGAAGAAAGTCCGCTGTTTGGGATCAGCCAACAGGACCTGGAGTCAGCAGACTTTGAGATTGTAGTTATCTTGGAGGGTATGGTGGAAGCCACCGCCATGACCACTCAGGCACGCAGTTCATATTTGGCCTCTGAGGTCCTGTGGGGTCACAGGTTTGAGCCTGTTCTGTTTGAAGAGAAGAATGTGTATAAGGTGGATTACTCCCACTTTCATAAAACCTATGAGGTGCCGTCCACCCCTCGCTGCAGTGCCAAGGATATGGTAGAGAACAAATATCTGGTCCCTAACTCAAACTCTTTCTGTTATGAAAATGAGCTGGCCTTCCTCAAccgtgaagaagaggaggaggaggtgggaggcGGAAGCAGGCCACTAGCAAACCTCAGTCCAGACCGAAACAGCCGACATGAATTTGAACGATTACAGGCCACCAGGCCACTAGACCAGCGGTCATATCGCAGAGAGTCAGAAATATGA
- the lyrm1 gene encoding LYR motif containing protein 1, producing MTSSTRKSVLSLYKRIFRIARVWQAQSGVASDTDTEKQYILQEARMLFKQNQQLSDPKLINRCIEECEARIEIGLHYRNPYPRATYLPPLGLATQKGRMLRAQQRLRKQAKPVYLQSHEET from the exons ATGAcgtcctccaccagaaagtctGTATTGTCTCTCTATAAGCGCATATTTCGCATTGCCAGAGTTTGGCAGGCTCAAAGTGGTGTTGCaagtgacacagacacagagaaacagtACATTCTCCAAGAAGCTCGTATGTTGTTTAAACAAAACCAGCag CTATCAGACCCCAAACTGATAAATAGGTGCATAGAGGAATGTGAAGCCCGAATAGAAATTG GCCTTCATTATAGAAACCCATATCCAAGGGCT ACCTATCTGCCTCCATTAGGATTGGCAACCCAGAAAGGTAGAATGCTGCGAGCTCAACAGCGCCTAAGAAAGCAGGCCAAGCCAGTTTACTTACAGTCACATGAAGAGACCTGA